A single region of the Salvia splendens isolate huo1 chromosome 18, SspV2, whole genome shotgun sequence genome encodes:
- the LOC121776804 gene encoding probable ubiquitin-conjugating enzyme E2 23: protein MEAFAMFATGLPQPEAVSEPVAEPEIVQEVIAIPEPTPVLEETVVPETTTQPEDVPESTTTSPEPPTTGDREDDSDLVTGLELLAVNEPRLDSATEGETLISISVSEGVNPVLASEECVERDVLKPSGEVKDFVVDVSISEAPIVGKDEGDEALNSEQNIQESFLKSASYPIQIHLPDKMGSDGMNFDSVEVAKDHHFINHTSQKTNNAKIMREWRILEGNLPDSIHVQLYETRIDLLRAVIVGPAGTPYHDGLFFFDIFLPSDYPNVPPQVYYHSHGYRLNPNLYQTGTLCLSLINTWSGTKQEKWTNSSTILQLLVSIQGLVLNSRPYFNEPVFAPLKNTKNSMWVKRSNRYNENAFILSCTTMQKIIKRPPQNFESFVVEHFRQRAAPLIQAIDRYHQGRVAVGELGMTSPSSLASKVTLSANFNIDLERIRGQLEQALASHSIPIPAKPIAAAKSEKKDEHRKKGLLGRINSFVLNKIWKKKQVKSSAIERK from the exons atggaggcattcgccatgtttgcaaccgGTTTACCACAACCGGAGGCCGTTTCAGAACCCGTCGCCGAACCTGAAATCGTTCAAGAAGTCATCGCCATTCCAGAACCCACTCCCGTACTAGAGGAGACAGTTGTTCCAGAGACCACCACACAACCGGAGGACGTTCCAGAATCCACGACCACCAGTCCGGAACCACCCACAACAGGGGatcgtgaagacgactcagatctggtcacagggttggaattgttggctgTGAACGAACCAAGGTtagactctgcaactgagggggaaacccttatTTCGATTAGTGTTTCCGAGGGGGTGAATCCCGTACTCGCCAGTGAGGAATGTGTTGAGAGAGATGTTCTGAAACCGTCTGGGGAAGTCAAAGATTTTGTTGTTGATGTTAGTATTTCTGAGGCCCCTATAGTTGGTAAAGATGAGGGCGACGAGgccctaaattctgaacaaaat ATTCAGGAATCTTTTCTGAAATCCGCAAGCTATCCAATTCAAATTCATCTACCAG ATAAAATGGGAAGTGATGGCATGAATTTTGACTCTGTGGAAGTAGCAAAGGATCATCACTTCATTAACCATACATCTCAGAAAACCAACAATGCCAAGATCATGAGGGAATGGAGAATCCTAGAAGGAAACCTCCCAGATTCCATCCATGTCCAGCTCTACGAAACGAGGATCGATCTGCTTCGCGCAGTCATCGTTGGCCCCGCTGGAACTCCATACCATGACGGCCTCTTCTTCTTCGACATCTTCCTGCCATCCGATTACCCCAACGTTCCACCACAAGTGTATTATCACTCACACGGCTACCGTTTGAATCCCAATCTCTATCAAACCGGCACTCTTTGCCTAAGCTTGATCAACACATGGAGTGGCACAAAACAAGAAAAGTGGACTAATTCATCCACCATTCTCCAGCTCCTTGTCTCAATCCAAGGCCTTGTGTTGAACTCAAGGCCTTATTTCAACGAGCCTGTCTTCGCGCCATTGAAAAACACGAAGAACTCTATGTGGGTGAAGCGTTCCAATCGCTACAACGAGAATGCCTTCATCCTCTCCTGCACCACTATGCAAAAGATCATCAAACGCCCGCCACAGAATTTTGAGAGCTTTGTGGTTGAGCATTTTCGACAGCGTGCTGCCCCGTTGATACAAGCCATTGATCGTTATCATCAAGGCCGTGTGGCGGTTGGCGAGTTAGGCATGACATCACCATCCTCTTTAGCTTCTAAAGTTACTCTTTCTGCAAATTTCAACATCGATTTGGAACGGATTCGAGGCCAACTTGAGCAGGCCCTCGCCTCCCATTCCATTCCCATTCCGGCCAAGCCTATTGCTGCTGCTAAGTCTGAGAAGAAGGATGAACACCGTAAAAAGGGGCTTCTCGGTCGAATCAATAGCTTTGTTCTCAACAAGATTTGGAAAAAGAAACAAGTGAAGAGCAGTGCAATAGAGAGAAAATGA